Genomic window (Methanobrevibacter sp. TMH8):
AAGATAAATTTACAATTCTAAAAAAGGGTTCAAATCCCTAGAATCTGTTTATTATTTTTAAGATGTTTTTATTAATTGTTTTTATTATTTTTAATTTAATTCTTATTTTGATTTTAAAAGATTTATTTTAAAAGATTTATTCCAATGTCAAAAGCTTTTTTACAATCAATAGGAAATTGTTCTTCTTTATATTTAGCTTTATCTTCTTTTGAAAATATTGAGCTTTCATATTTATTATAATCAGAAAATTGATAAGTGTTATATGCATATAATAATTCAGGCTTCATTCCAAGTATCTTATAAATATAATGTTGATATGCTTTTAAATTTTTTTCAAGTCCAATTTCTCTCATTTGATTTTCTGTTATATTCATTGTATAAATAAAAGCAGATGAAATTGTTTTTGGAAAAACAGTCGGGATTTCATTACTATAAATCATGTTAGAAAATAAAAAGCGCTCTAAAAAAGCACTTAAACCTGAACTTATATTCATGAAATAAACAGGTGATGCAAAAGCAATTGAATCAGCATCCTTCAACTTCTCAAGAACTGGACTTAAATCATCATTTATTGCACATATTCCATGTTTTTCATCCTTCTTTTTACAATGAAAACAACTTATACATCCACCATATTTCAATTTATAAAGATTTATTAACTCTGTTTCTCCACCA
Coding sequences:
- a CDS encoding flavodoxin family protein, producing the protein MKVIGINGSPRKNWNTGTLLNKVLDGVKSIGGETELINLYKLKYGGCISCFHCKKKDEKHGICAINDDLSPVLEKLKDADSIAFASPVYFMNISSGLSAFLERFLFSNMIYSNEIPTVFPKTISSAFIYTMNITENQMREIGLEKNLKAYQHYIYKILGMKPELLYAYNTYQFSDYNKYESSIFSKEDKAKYKEEQFPIDCKKAFDIGINLLK